A section of the Streptomyces sp. Je 1-369 genome encodes:
- a CDS encoding GNAT family N-acetyltransferase encodes MTSPAAPERETEIVLEPMRATHLADVLALGRRVYDTSVKPYTSWSLSAIARHADGEASACWVALAGDHLAGYVLGSMGFDQRTDWGNLEWIASAPEYQGQGIASRLVKACCTTLTEAGASAVVTDVESRNTASAALMRSNGFEASVSVTLFVRETSR; translated from the coding sequence ATGACCAGCCCCGCCGCGCCGGAGCGCGAGACGGAGATCGTCCTCGAACCGATGCGGGCCACCCATCTGGCCGACGTACTCGCGCTGGGCCGCCGCGTCTACGACACGTCGGTGAAGCCGTACACCTCCTGGTCCCTCTCCGCCATCGCCCGGCACGCGGACGGTGAGGCGTCCGCCTGCTGGGTCGCGCTCGCCGGGGACCACCTCGCCGGATACGTGCTCGGCTCGATGGGCTTCGACCAGCGCACCGACTGGGGCAACCTGGAGTGGATCGCGAGCGCCCCCGAGTACCAGGGGCAGGGCATCGCGAGCCGTCTCGTGAAGGCCTGCTGCACGACGCTCACGGAGGCGGGCGCGAGCGCCGTCGTCACCGACGTCGAGTCCCGCAACACGGCGTCGGCGGCGCTGATGCGCAGCAACGGCTTCGAGGCGAGCGTGTCGGTGACGTTGTTCGTACGGGAGACATCGCGGTAA
- a CDS encoding alpha/beta fold hydrolase: protein MHLHPRLALRSLLTAAAALALGCVGLAAPAHASSAPAAAPASVLDIPPRGANDWSCKPDAAHPQPVVLVNGTFKLMAENWATLSPKLKRAGYCVFAFNYGKMATASVPHSAAELQDFVQAVRAATGAAKVDLVGHSQGGMMPRYYVKFLGGADKVDDLIGIVPSNHGTSNPLAKPLGDIACPACLDQVTGSELLTKLNEGTETPAGPDYTVITTRYDEVVIPYTSALLSGPKEYVTNVVLQDHCPLDPFLHDQATKDPVVARWVLNALDREGPADAAFRPRCIGL, encoded by the coding sequence ATGCACCTGCACCCGCGTCTCGCCCTACGGTCCCTGCTGACCGCCGCGGCCGCCCTCGCCCTCGGATGCGTGGGCCTGGCCGCCCCGGCCCACGCGTCCTCCGCCCCCGCCGCCGCGCCTGCCTCGGTCCTGGACATCCCGCCCCGCGGCGCCAACGACTGGTCCTGCAAGCCGGACGCGGCGCACCCGCAGCCCGTCGTCCTGGTCAACGGCACGTTCAAACTGATGGCGGAGAACTGGGCCACGCTCTCGCCGAAGCTGAAGCGGGCGGGCTACTGCGTCTTCGCGTTCAACTACGGCAAGATGGCGACCGCTTCGGTCCCGCACTCGGCCGCGGAGCTCCAGGACTTCGTCCAGGCCGTCCGCGCCGCCACGGGGGCGGCGAAGGTCGACCTCGTCGGGCACAGCCAGGGCGGCATGATGCCCCGCTACTACGTGAAGTTCCTCGGCGGAGCGGACAAGGTCGACGACCTGATCGGCATCGTGCCGTCCAACCACGGCACGTCCAACCCCCTGGCCAAGCCGCTCGGCGACATCGCCTGCCCGGCCTGCCTCGACCAGGTGACAGGATCCGAGCTCCTGACGAAGCTCAACGAGGGGACCGAGACCCCGGCCGGGCCCGACTACACGGTCATCACCACGCGCTACGACGAGGTGGTCATCCCGTACACCAGCGCCTTGTTGAGCGGTCCCAAGGAGTACGTCACGAATGTGGTCCTCCAGGACCACTGTCCCCTGGACCCGTTCCTGCACGACCAGGCGACGAAGGATCCGGTCGTGGCCCGGTGGGTGCTGAACGCGCTGGACCGCGAGGGCCCGGCCGACGCGGCCTTCCGGCCCAGATGCATCGGCCTGTAG
- a CDS encoding SsgA family sporulation/cell division regulator translates to MAVTLEQPARARLITPEGRERALSVVLRYSAEDPLAIQMVFPSQASLDGAEVTWIFARQLLEEGMAAPAGSGDVHIWPCGRARTVLEFHSHQGLALVQFDKLVLRRFLVRSYAVVPAGGEEEVLDLDRGLSRLLDGV, encoded by the coding sequence ATGGCCGTCACCCTCGAACAGCCCGCACGTGCCCGTCTCATCACCCCCGAGGGTCGCGAACGCGCTCTGTCCGTCGTCCTGCGCTACTCGGCGGAGGACCCCCTGGCCATTCAGATGGTCTTCCCCTCGCAGGCGTCGCTCGACGGCGCGGAGGTCACATGGATCTTCGCCCGGCAGCTCCTCGAGGAGGGTATGGCGGCGCCGGCGGGCAGCGGTGACGTGCACATCTGGCCGTGCGGGCGGGCCCGGACGGTCCTCGAATTCCACTCGCACCAAGGACTGGCCCTCGTGCAGTTCGACAAGCTCGTGCTGCGCCGGTTCCTGGTCCGGTCGTACGCCGTCGTGCCCGCGGGCGGCGAGGAGGAGGTCCTCGACCTCGACCGGGGACTCTCGCGCCTGCTCGACGGCGTCTGA
- a CDS encoding Gfo/Idh/MocA family protein, which translates to MSDLLGVAVLGAGHMGADHVRRIGGTVGGARVVAVADPDTARAGATVAGRAGVSVHREAQDALRAPGVEAVLVASPEAAHEEALFAALARGLPVLCEKPLTPDSASALRVVEAEARLGRRLIQVGFMRRYDAEYAALKALLDSGDLGRPLLLHCRHRNVSSPPHFTSSMLISSSVSHEIDATRWLLGQEITAVTVVRPTPSAGAPQGLLDPQLVLFETSGGAVVDVEIFVNSGFGYEVRCEAVCERGSAQIGDAHTMVVRTPGRAYEDVAQDYLVRFADAYDREVRAWVAAAGEGGVTGPSAWDGYAAAAVAEAGVAALGTGARTGVEMAERPALYG; encoded by the coding sequence GTGAGTGATCTGCTGGGGGTGGCCGTGCTCGGGGCGGGCCACATGGGCGCCGACCACGTGCGGCGGATCGGCGGGACGGTGGGCGGGGCCCGCGTGGTGGCGGTCGCCGATCCCGACACGGCACGGGCCGGGGCGACGGTGGCGGGGCGCGCCGGGGTGTCCGTTCACCGGGAGGCGCAGGACGCGTTGCGTGCGCCCGGGGTGGAGGCGGTCCTGGTGGCCTCACCGGAGGCGGCGCACGAGGAGGCCCTGTTCGCGGCCCTCGCGCGCGGCCTTCCGGTGCTCTGCGAGAAGCCGCTGACCCCCGACTCGGCGTCGGCCCTCCGGGTCGTGGAGGCGGAGGCGCGCCTCGGGCGCAGGCTGATCCAGGTGGGGTTCATGCGCCGGTACGACGCCGAGTACGCGGCGCTGAAAGCGCTCCTCGACTCCGGGGACCTGGGCCGCCCCCTGCTGCTGCACTGCCGCCACCGGAACGTGTCCTCTCCACCGCACTTCACGTCGTCGATGCTGATCAGCAGCTCCGTCTCGCACGAGATCGACGCGACGCGTTGGCTGCTCGGGCAGGAGATCACCGCGGTGACGGTGGTGCGGCCGACGCCGTCGGCGGGCGCCCCGCAGGGACTGCTCGACCCGCAGCTGGTGCTCTTCGAGACGTCGGGGGGCGCGGTCGTCGACGTGGAGATCTTCGTCAACAGCGGATTCGGCTACGAAGTGCGGTGCGAGGCGGTGTGCGAGCGGGGCAGCGCCCAGATCGGGGACGCGCACACGATGGTCGTCAGGACGCCGGGCCGGGCGTACGAGGACGTGGCGCAGGACTATCTGGTGCGGTTCGCCGACGCGTACGACCGGGAGGTGCGGGCGTGGGTGGCCGCCGCCGGGGAGGGCGGGGTCACGGGGCCGAGCGCGTGGGACGGGTACGCGGCGGCGGCCGTCGCGGAGGCGGGGGTGGCCGCGCTGGGGACCGGTGCGCGTACGGGCGTGGAGATGGCCGAGCGGCCCGCGCTGTACGGCTGA
- a CDS encoding cation:proton antiporter yields MHSAVFLIEFGAIILALGLLGRFAGRFQFSPIPLYLLAGLAFGEGGLLPLGASEEFVAIGAEIGVILLLLMLGLEYTANDLVSNLKTQYPAGLVDCTLNALPGAIAALLMGWGPVAAVVLAGVTWISSSGVIAKVLGDLGRLGNRETPVILSVLVLEDLAMAVYLPIITALLAGVGLAAGSLTLAIALGAAGLVLFIAVRYGRLISRFVSSDDPEKLLLVVLGLTILVAGIAQQLQVSAAVGAFLVGIALSGEVAEGAHSLLAPLRDLFAAVFFVFFGLHTDPASIPPVLLPALALAVVTALTKIATGYWAARRAGVSVKGRWRAGGALVARGEFSIVIAGLAVAAGIEPSLGPLATAYVLILVIVGPLTARYTQPIAGHVSGVLARRRAPAAAEAVRAPAPRDTVEALDGPGKDPADRS; encoded by the coding sequence ATGCATTCCGCTGTCTTTCTGATCGAATTCGGTGCGATCATCCTCGCGCTCGGCCTGCTCGGCCGGTTCGCGGGTCGCTTCCAGTTCTCGCCGATCCCGCTGTACCTGCTCGCCGGACTCGCGTTCGGCGAGGGCGGGCTGCTGCCGCTGGGTGCCAGCGAGGAGTTCGTCGCCATCGGTGCCGAGATCGGCGTCATCCTGCTGCTGTTGATGCTCGGCCTCGAGTACACGGCCAACGACCTCGTCAGCAATCTCAAGACGCAGTACCCGGCCGGCCTGGTCGACTGCACCCTGAACGCGCTGCCCGGCGCCATCGCCGCGCTGCTCATGGGCTGGGGTCCGGTCGCCGCCGTGGTGCTCGCCGGTGTCACGTGGATCTCGTCGTCCGGTGTCATCGCCAAGGTCCTCGGCGACCTCGGCCGGCTCGGCAACCGCGAGACGCCGGTCATCCTGAGCGTCCTGGTCCTCGAAGACCTGGCGATGGCCGTCTATCTGCCCATCATCACCGCCCTGTTGGCGGGCGTCGGCCTCGCGGCAGGCAGTCTCACGCTCGCCATCGCGCTGGGCGCCGCCGGGCTCGTCCTCTTCATCGCGGTGCGCTACGGGCGGCTCATCTCGCGGTTCGTCTCCAGCGACGACCCGGAGAAGCTGCTCCTGGTGGTGCTTGGTCTGACCATCCTCGTCGCGGGGATCGCTCAGCAGCTCCAGGTGTCCGCGGCCGTCGGCGCGTTCCTGGTCGGCATCGCGCTCTCCGGTGAGGTCGCCGAGGGCGCACACTCGCTGCTCGCGCCGCTGCGTGACCTGTTCGCGGCCGTCTTCTTCGTCTTCTTCGGGCTGCACACCGATCCGGCGAGCATTCCGCCGGTGCTGCTGCCCGCGCTCGCGCTCGCCGTCGTCACCGCCCTGACGAAGATCGCGACCGGCTACTGGGCGGCCCGCCGCGCGGGCGTCTCGGTCAAGGGCCGCTGGCGGGCGGGCGGCGCGCTGGTGGCGCGCGGCGAGTTCTCCATCGTCATCGCGGGTCTCGCGGTCGCCGCGGGCATCGAGCCTTCACTCGGGCCGCTGGCCACGGCGTACGTCCTGATCCTCGTGATCGTGGGGCCGCTGACCGCGCGGTACACGCAGCCCATCGCGGGTCATGTGAGCGGCGTGCTGGCGCGGCGTCGGGCACCGGCCGCCGCCGAGGCCGTGCGGGCCCCCGCTCCCCGGGACACCGTCGAGGCCCTGGACGGGCCGGGGAAGGACCCGGCGGACCGGTCCTAG
- a CDS encoding MFS transporter, whose protein sequence is MDREAMPAPEPAPASDATRETGASVPYTGGGRHEHRWLILAVVGIAQLMVVLDATIVNIALPSAQKDLGFSDGNRQWIVTAYALAFGSLLLFGGRIADLVGRKIVFLAGLAGFAVASAIGGAATSFSMLVAARALQGVFGALLAPAALSLLTTTFTDPRERAKAFGIYGAIAGAGGAVGLLLGGVLTEYLNWRWCLYVNLAFALIAMVGGARLLHAGAPPDRPKLDVPGTLLVSAGLFCIVYGFSNAETHAWSDVLTWGFLVVGAVLLVLFAWWQTRAAHPLLPLRVVLDRDRGASFLAMFISGAGMFGVFLFLTYYLQQILQYTPVKTGLAFLPMVAVMVVASVVTTNNLLPRVGAKPIVPLGMGLSAAGMAWLTALDVNSGYAAHVLPPLLVAGLGLGLIFAPAMSMATAGVAAHDAGVASAMVNTSQQVGGSIGTALLNTLATTAASNYLVGRKPSPEVQAQAAMQSYSTAYWWSALFFAIGLVVTVILYRRGAPRPTDTDSGAVHL, encoded by the coding sequence ATGGACCGTGAAGCCATGCCCGCGCCGGAACCCGCTCCGGCGTCCGATGCCACGCGTGAGACCGGCGCGTCCGTGCCGTACACGGGAGGCGGGCGGCACGAACACCGCTGGCTGATCCTCGCGGTGGTCGGTATCGCCCAGCTCATGGTGGTGCTCGACGCGACGATCGTGAACATCGCGCTGCCGTCGGCCCAGAAGGATCTGGGCTTCTCCGACGGCAACCGCCAGTGGATCGTCACCGCGTACGCGCTCGCCTTCGGCTCGCTGCTGCTGTTCGGCGGACGCATCGCCGACCTGGTGGGCCGCAAGATCGTCTTCCTCGCCGGTCTCGCCGGGTTCGCGGTGGCCTCCGCGATCGGCGGCGCGGCGACGAGCTTCTCGATGCTGGTGGCCGCCCGTGCCCTGCAAGGCGTGTTCGGCGCGCTGCTCGCCCCCGCGGCCCTGTCGCTGCTCACCACGACGTTCACGGATCCGCGGGAGCGCGCCAAGGCGTTCGGCATCTACGGCGCGATCGCCGGCGCGGGCGGCGCGGTGGGGCTGCTGCTCGGTGGGGTACTCACGGAGTATCTGAACTGGCGCTGGTGCCTGTACGTGAACCTCGCGTTCGCCCTGATCGCGATGGTCGGCGGCGCGCGGCTGCTGCACGCGGGCGCTCCCCCGGACCGGCCCAAGCTCGACGTGCCCGGCACGCTGCTGGTGTCGGCGGGGCTCTTCTGCATCGTGTACGGCTTCTCCAACGCCGAGACGCACGCCTGGAGTGATGTGCTGACCTGGGGGTTCCTGGTCGTCGGCGCGGTGCTCCTGGTGCTGTTCGCGTGGTGGCAGACACGGGCCGCGCATCCGCTGCTGCCGCTGCGGGTCGTCCTCGACCGGGACCGCGGGGCGTCGTTCCTCGCGATGTTCATCTCGGGCGCCGGCATGTTCGGCGTCTTCCTGTTCCTCACCTACTACTTGCAGCAGATCCTGCAGTACACGCCCGTCAAGACCGGCCTCGCGTTCCTGCCCATGGTCGCGGTGATGGTGGTGGCCTCCGTGGTGACCACCAACAACCTGTTGCCGCGGGTGGGCGCGAAGCCGATCGTGCCGCTGGGCATGGGACTCTCCGCGGCCGGTATGGCCTGGCTCACCGCTCTCGACGTGAACAGCGGTTACGCCGCGCACGTCCTGCCGCCGCTGCTGGTCGCCGGGCTCGGTCTCGGTCTGATCTTCGCGCCGGCGATGAGCATGGCGACGGCCGGTGTCGCGGCCCACGACGCGGGCGTGGCCTCGGCGATGGTCAACACGAGCCAACAGGTGGGCGGTTCGATCGGCACGGCCCTGCTCAACACGCTCGCGACCACCGCCGCCTCCAACTACCTGGTGGGCAGGAAGCCGAGCCCGGAGGTACAGGCGCAGGCGGCGATGCAGTCGTACTCGACCGCGTACTGGTGGTCGGCCCTCTTCTTCGCGATCGGCCTGGTCGTTACGGTGATCCTGTACCGCAGAGGCGCGCCGAGGCCGACGGATACGGACAGCGGCGCGGTCCACTTGTAG
- a CDS encoding peptidoglycan-binding domain-containing protein — protein MRNSIMARTLVSVSAVAAIAAGSLAGASASFAAPASDAKPAVSTKAVTPQAVNNLGLNTARAKNWQCWLKKKGFNPGTIDGKLGSDSWKAAQRMFRVSADGIVGPDTIRGLQKYLNGFGYGLVVDGDAGTKTRAAFWQFNANC, from the coding sequence ATGCGTAACAGCATCATGGCGAGGACGCTCGTGAGCGTCAGTGCCGTCGCCGCGATAGCCGCCGGCAGCCTTGCGGGGGCGAGCGCGAGCTTCGCCGCACCCGCGTCCGACGCGAAGCCGGCGGTGAGCACCAAGGCCGTCACGCCGCAGGCGGTCAACAACCTCGGTCTGAACACGGCGCGGGCGAAGAACTGGCAGTGCTGGCTGAAGAAGAAGGGGTTCAACCCCGGCACGATCGACGGGAAGCTGGGCTCCGACAGCTGGAAGGCGGCGCAGCGCATGTTCCGCGTCAGCGCCGACGGGATCGTCGGGCCCGACACGATCCGGGGTCTGCAGAAGTACCTGAACGGCTTCGGCTACGGCCTCGTCGTCGACGGGGACGCCGGCACGAAGACCAGGGCCGCGTTCTGGCAGTTCAACGCGAACTGCTGA
- a CDS encoding cation:proton antiporter regulatory subunit has protein sequence MPASRLSRTPLPGIGIRYDLTTREQQRLSVIAHRDGARTLSAYRSDDPDECALSTRLSSGEADALIDALMPSHHSPTLLHTTDLGLVAERVLLSATSYWNGRLLGETRMRTETGVSIVAVLRRADAIPSPTPDFRLAGGDTLIVIGTREGVETAATILGRE, from the coding sequence GTGCCCGCCTCACGACTCAGCCGTACGCCGCTTCCTGGCATCGGCATCCGGTACGACCTCACGACCCGAGAACAGCAGCGCCTCTCGGTGATCGCGCACCGGGACGGAGCACGGACGCTGAGCGCCTACCGGTCCGACGACCCGGACGAGTGCGCCCTGTCGACGCGACTGAGTTCCGGCGAGGCCGACGCCCTCATCGACGCCCTCATGCCCTCGCACCACAGCCCGACCCTGCTGCACACCACGGACCTGGGCCTGGTCGCCGAGCGCGTCCTGCTCTCGGCGACCTCGTACTGGAACGGCCGGCTCCTCGGCGAGACCCGGATGCGGACCGAGACCGGTGTGTCGATCGTGGCCGTGCTGCGCAGGGCCGACGCCATTCCGTCGCCCACCCCCGACTTCCGCCTCGCGGGCGGGGACACCCTGATCGTCATCGGAACGCGCGAAGGCGTCGAGACCGCCGCGACGATACTCGGGCGGGAGTGA
- a CDS encoding sigma-70 family RNA polymerase sigma factor, which yields MTPAPAPALSRSRPGIDPTRDELTTQWALAARDGDAQAFEQFVRATRRDVWRFVAHLSGDLHGADDLTQETYLRALTALPGFAARSSARTWLLAIARRVVADRFRSAAARPRIADTGDWQAAAERAQPHGLPGFDEGVALLDLLETLDAPRREAFVLTQLAGLPYADAADAVGCPIGTVRSRVARARERVSELLLAADHAA from the coding sequence ATGACACCTGCCCCCGCACCCGCCCTTTCGCGGTCCCGGCCCGGCATCGACCCCACCCGCGACGAGCTGACCACGCAGTGGGCGCTCGCGGCCCGCGACGGCGACGCCCAGGCGTTCGAGCAGTTCGTGCGGGCCACCCGCCGCGACGTCTGGCGCTTCGTCGCCCACCTCAGCGGTGACCTGCACGGCGCCGACGACCTGACCCAGGAGACGTACCTCCGTGCCCTGACCGCACTGCCCGGCTTCGCCGCGCGGTCGAGCGCCCGCACCTGGCTGCTCGCCATCGCGCGCCGCGTGGTCGCCGACCGCTTCCGCTCGGCGGCGGCCCGCCCCCGTATCGCCGACACCGGCGACTGGCAGGCCGCCGCGGAGCGGGCCCAGCCGCACGGCCTGCCGGGCTTCGACGAGGGCGTGGCCCTGCTCGACCTCCTGGAGACGCTCGACGCGCCGCGCCGCGAGGCGTTCGTCCTGACCCAGCTCGCCGGGCTCCCGTACGCGGACGCGGCGGACGCCGTCGGCTGCCCCATCGGCACGGTGCGTTCGCGCGTGGCGCGGGCCAGGGAACGGGTGAGCGAGCTGCTGCTCGCGGCGGACCACGCCGCGTAG
- a CDS encoding MFS transporter → MGSGPGTEQAEGGVALASARGRWVLLCAVLASGMALLDGTVVNVALPTLGKDLDASLSALQWVVNAYMLTLSALLLLGGALGDRIGRRRTLVIGVVWFAAASALCGLAQDAGTLIAARALQGVGGALLTPGSLALVRASYRPDDQARAVGAWSGLGGVAGAVGPFLGGWLIDGPGWRWIFLINVPLAALVLFAVRHVPESRDETAARQPFDVPGACLAALFLAGVSFALIGASGDTSAAGVILPGVLGLAAGAGFVLVEHRRRNPMLPLELFRSRLFTAANVMTLCLYAAIGGILFMLPVQLQTTLGYDALRAGTATLPITVLMLLLSASAGDLARRLGPRLPLVAGPLVAAAGVLLMLRVRPGAEYVTGVLPAVVVLGLGMSLFVAPLTATVLASVDASRAGLASGVNNTAARIAQLLVVAGLPLAVGLSGTAYADPDVLNASFGKAAVGCAALFVLAAAAAAVFVRPGRTAAWDGEGGEHGGEPQCRTCCGVQAPPLEPGGRNGE, encoded by the coding sequence ATGGGTTCTGGCCCTGGCACGGAGCAGGCCGAGGGCGGGGTCGCCCTCGCCTCGGCCCGCGGCCGCTGGGTGCTGCTGTGCGCGGTGCTCGCGTCGGGCATGGCGCTGCTCGACGGCACGGTCGTCAACGTCGCCCTGCCGACGCTCGGCAAGGACCTCGACGCGTCCCTCTCGGCCCTGCAGTGGGTCGTCAACGCCTACATGCTCACGCTCTCCGCGCTGCTGCTCCTCGGCGGGGCGCTCGGCGACCGCATCGGGCGGCGGCGCACGCTCGTCATCGGCGTGGTGTGGTTCGCGGCGGCGTCCGCGCTGTGCGGGCTCGCGCAGGACGCCGGGACGCTCATCGCGGCCCGCGCTCTCCAGGGCGTCGGCGGGGCGTTGCTGACGCCCGGTTCGCTGGCGCTGGTCCGCGCTTCGTACCGCCCGGACGACCAGGCCCGCGCGGTCGGGGCGTGGTCGGGGCTCGGCGGGGTGGCCGGGGCGGTCGGGCCGTTCCTGGGGGGCTGGCTCATCGACGGGCCCGGCTGGCGGTGGATCTTCCTGATCAACGTGCCGCTGGCCGCGCTGGTCCTGTTCGCGGTGCGGCACGTGCCGGAGAGCCGCGACGAGACGGCGGCGCGGCAGCCGTTCGACGTGCCCGGCGCGTGCCTCGCCGCGCTGTTCCTCGCGGGCGTCAGCTTCGCGCTGATCGGCGCGTCCGGGGACACGTCGGCGGCCGGGGTGATCCTGCCGGGAGTGCTTGGCCTCGCGGCCGGTGCGGGCTTCGTGCTGGTCGAACACCGCAGGCGGAACCCGATGCTGCCCCTCGAACTGTTCCGCTCGCGCCTGTTCACCGCGGCCAACGTGATGACGCTCTGCCTGTACGCGGCCATCGGCGGCATCCTGTTCATGCTGCCGGTCCAGTTGCAGACGACGCTCGGCTACGACGCGCTGCGGGCGGGCACGGCGACGCTGCCGATCACTGTCCTGATGCTGCTCCTGTCCGCGTCCGCGGGCGACCTCGCACGGCGCCTCGGCCCGCGGCTGCCGCTCGTCGCGGGGCCGCTGGTGGCGGCCGCGGGGGTGCTGCTGATGCTGCGGGTACGGCCCGGCGCGGAGTACGTCACCGGAGTACTGCCCGCGGTGGTCGTCCTCGGTCTCGGCATGAGTCTCTTCGTGGCCCCGCTCACGGCGACCGTGCTGGCCTCCGTCGACGCGAGCCGCGCGGGGCTCGCCAGCGGCGTCAACAACACGGCGGCGCGCATCGCACAGCTGCTCGTCGTCGCGGGTCTGCCGCTCGCGGTCGGCCTGTCGGGCACGGCGTACGCGGATCCGGACGTGCTGAACGCGTCCTTCGGCAAAGCGGCGGTGGGGTGCGCCGCGCTGTTCGTCCTCGCGGCGGCCGCGGCCGCGGTGTTCGTCCGGCCGGGCCGGACGGCGGCCTGGGACGGCGAAGGCGGCGAACACGGCGGCGAGCCGCAGTGCAGGACGTGCTGCGGGGTGCAGGCGCCGCCGCTGGAGCCCGGAGGACGTAACGGCGAGTGA
- a CDS encoding ATP-dependent DNA ligase, protein MLLARLAHVSKEVAATSARSRKIALLAELFRAAEPDDVPIAIPYLSGRLPQGRLGIGWSTLKHAVPPADEPTLTVRGVNEALSAIGAVAGAGSQGERKRLVGELMGAATEDEQRFLIGLLTGEVRQGALDAVAVEGLAVATEIPADAVRRAVMLAGSVSPVAQALLADGAAALDEFRLTVGRPILPMLAHSAGSVAEGIEKLGACAVEEKLDGIRVQVHRDGDDVRVYTRTLDDITDRLPELTAAALGLDGSHFILDGEVIALDAAGRPRPFQEIAGRVGSRVDVSAAAAGLPLSPVFFDVLSVAGRDLLDLPFTERHAELAALVPEPMRVRRTLVTEPDDERQRGEAQEFFEATLGRGHEGVVLKGLDAPYSAGRRGASWLKLKPVHTLDLVVLAAEWGHGRRTGKLSNLHLGARRPDGTFAMLGKTFKGMTDAMLAWQTEHLRSLAVEESGYVVKVRPELVVEIAYDGLQKSTRYPAGVTLRFARVLRYREDKSPEEADTVETVLRSGPGGA, encoded by the coding sequence ATGCTGCTCGCCCGGCTCGCTCATGTGTCCAAGGAAGTGGCCGCCACCTCGGCGCGGTCCCGGAAGATCGCGCTGCTCGCCGAACTGTTCCGGGCCGCGGAGCCGGACGACGTGCCGATCGCCATCCCGTATCTGTCGGGGCGGCTGCCCCAGGGACGGCTCGGGATCGGGTGGAGCACGCTCAAGCACGCGGTGCCGCCCGCCGACGAGCCGACGCTCACGGTGCGCGGTGTGAACGAGGCGCTCTCCGCGATCGGAGCGGTGGCCGGTGCCGGGTCGCAGGGGGAGCGCAAGCGGCTGGTCGGCGAGTTGATGGGGGCGGCCACCGAGGACGAACAGCGGTTTCTGATCGGGCTGCTGACCGGTGAGGTCCGGCAGGGCGCTCTGGACGCGGTGGCGGTCGAGGGGCTCGCCGTGGCCACGGAGATTCCGGCGGACGCGGTGCGGCGTGCGGTGATGCTCGCCGGGTCCGTGAGCCCCGTCGCCCAGGCACTGCTCGCGGACGGCGCGGCGGCGCTGGACGAGTTCCGGCTGACCGTGGGCCGGCCGATCCTGCCGATGCTCGCCCACAGCGCCGGTTCCGTCGCGGAGGGCATCGAGAAGCTGGGGGCGTGCGCGGTCGAGGAGAAGCTGGACGGCATCCGAGTGCAGGTGCACCGGGACGGGGACGACGTACGGGTCTACACCCGCACCCTGGACGACATCACCGATCGCCTGCCCGAGCTGACCGCCGCCGCGCTCGGTCTGGACGGCTCGCACTTCATCCTGGACGGCGAGGTCATCGCGCTGGACGCGGCCGGGCGGCCCCGGCCTTTCCAGGAGATCGCGGGGCGCGTCGGGTCCCGCGTCGACGTGTCGGCAGCGGCGGCGGGGCTGCCGCTCTCCCCCGTCTTCTTCGACGTCCTGTCCGTGGCGGGGCGGGACCTTCTCGACCTGCCGTTCACCGAGCGCCACGCGGAACTGGCGGCGCTGGTGCCCGAGCCCATGCGGGTACGGCGCACGCTCGTGACCGAGCCGGACGACGAGCGGCAGCGCGGCGAGGCGCAGGAGTTCTTCGAGGCGACGCTGGGGCGCGGCCACGAGGGAGTCGTGCTGAAGGGGCTCGACGCCCCCTACAGCGCCGGGCGCCGGGGCGCGTCCTGGCTGAAGCTCAAGCCCGTGCACACCCTGGACCTGGTGGTGCTGGCCGCCGAGTGGGGACACGGCCGCCGCACCGGCAAGTTGTCCAACCTGCACCTGGGCGCGCGGCGCCCCGACGGCACGTTCGCCATGCTGGGCAAGACCTTCAAGGGCATGACGGACGCCATGCTCGCCTGGCAGACGGAGCACCTGCGGAGCCTGGCGGTCGAAGAGAGCGGCTACGTGGTGAAGGTGCGCCCCGAACTCGTCGTGGAGATCGCCTACGACGGACTCCAGAAGTCCACGCGCTACCCGGCGGGCGTCACGCTCCGGTTCGCGAGAGTCCTGCGGTACCGCGAGGACAAGTCTCCGGAGGAGGCGGACACCGTGGAGACGGTACTGCGGAGCGGTCCGGGCGGAGCCTGA